Proteins co-encoded in one Scatophagus argus isolate fScaArg1 chromosome 11, fScaArg1.pri, whole genome shotgun sequence genomic window:
- the LOC124067141 gene encoding trace amine-associated receptor 13c-like produces the protein MARKLLELSSISSLTMETIKETELCFPQLNSSCKKPTHPYTEAMLIYVLLSSISLITVTLNLLVIISISHFRQLHTPTNLLILSLAISDLLVGLLLMPVEIIYIEACWFLGDILCTLYYLADYIITSASVANMVLISVDRYIAICDPLHYSTKVTKRRAETSVLLCWVCSIFYRILLLNDHLRKPGMSNSCFGGCVVIINYIAGVIDLVFTFILPITIIILLYMRVFVVAVSQARAMRSHITAATARSGAVTVKKKEMKAARTLGIVIVVFLICFCPYYYPSLVGEDTSVDASALAFEIWLAHFNSCLNPVIYAFFYPWFRKSIRLIVTLQILKPGSCDAQIL, from the exons ATGGCCAGAAAGCTGCTAGAGCTCAGCAGCATCTCCTCTCTGACTATGGAGACCATAAAAGAAACTGAACTCTGCTTTCCACAGCTGAACTCCTCCTGCAAGAAACCTACACATCCTTACACTGAAGCCATGCTGATTTATGTACTACTTTCCTCTATTTCTCTGATCACTGTCACACTTAACCTGCTGGTCATCATTTCCATCTCCCACTTCAG gCAGCTTCACACCCCGACcaacctcctcatcctctctctggCCATCTCAGACCTCCTTGTGGGCCTCCTACTGATGCCAGTTGAAATCATCTACATAGAGGCCTGCTGGTTTCTTGGTGACATTCTGTGCACTCTGTATTATCTTGCAGACTACATCATTACGTCTGCCTCAGTAGCTAACATGGTTCTCATATCAGTTGACCGCTATATAGCTATCTGTGACCCTCTGCATTACTCCACCAAAGTCACTAAAAGAAGAGCAGAGACCTCTGTTCTTTTGTGTTGGGTTTGTTCTATTTTCTATAGGATTCTCCTTTTAAATGATCACCTGAGAAAACCTGGTATGTCTAACTCCTGTTTTGGAGGGTGTGTGGTTATAATCAATTACATTGCAGGAGTTATCGACCTTGTTTTCACCTTTATCCTACCCATTACTATCATCATACTTCTGTATATGAGAGTGTTTGTGGTGGCTGTGTCTCAGGCTCGTGCCATGCGGTCTCATATCACAGCTGCAACGGCGCGTTCAGGGGCAGTAACTGTGAAGAAAAAGGAGATGAAAGCAGCCAGGACTCTTGGCATTGTTatagttgtgtttttgatttgtttctgtcCATATTATTACCCATCTCTTGTAGGTGAAGATACATCAGTCGATGCTTCAGCTCTCGCCTTTGAGATCTGGCTGGCACATTTTAACTCCTGTTTGAACCCTGTCATCTATGCCTTTTTCTACCCCTGGTTCAGAAAATCTATCAGACTTATCGTGACACTTCAGATACTGAAACCTGGCTCTTGTGATGCTCAAATACTATAG
- the LOC124067607 gene encoding trace amine-associated receptor 13c-like — METLEEAEVCFPQLFNISCRKPVQQHAETIYLYILLYCISLLTGALNLLVIISIFHFRQLHTPTNLLLLSLAVSDFLVGLLLMPIQILLIGGCWFWGSLICGLFYYASFILTSASVGNMVLISVDRYVAICDPLCYPTKVTQKRIKICVCLCWGCSVFYNGVILMDFLTQPDKYNSCYGECVVVINFITGAVDVMLTFVGPIAVIIILYMRVFVVAVSQARAMRSHVAGVTLQGSVSVTAKKSERKAAKTLGIIVVVFLICFCPYFYPSIVSQDVSGSVEFSVFGVWLLYCNSCLNPVVYAFFYPWFRRSVKLIVTLQILQPDSCDTKIL, encoded by the exons aTGGAGACCCTGGAAGAAGCTGAAGTCTGCTTTCCACAGCTATTCAACATCTCCTGCAGGAAGCCAGTGCAGCAACATGCAGAGACCATATACCTTTACATCCTGCTCTATTGCATCTCTTTGCTCACTGGGGCTCTCAACCTGCTGGTCATCATCTCTATCTTCCACTTCAG GCAACTCCACACACCcaccaacctcctcctcctctcgctgGCTGTCTCAGACTTCCTCGTTGGCCTCCTGTTGATGCCGATTCAAATCCTCTTGATAGGGGGATGCTGGTTTTGGGGGAGCTTGATATGTGGACTGTTTTACTATGCCTCTTTTATCCTTACCTCTGCCTCAGTAGGAAACATGGTGCTCATATCAGTCGATCGATACGTAGCCATTTGTGACCCTTTATGTTATCCCACTAAAGTCACtcagaaaagaattaaaatctgtgtttgtttgtgctgggGCTGTTCTGTGTTCTATAATGGTGTGATACTGATGGACTTCCTGACACAACCAGATAAATATAATTCCTGTTACGGAGAGTGTGTAGTTGTTATTAATTTCATAACTGGAGCTGTTGATGTCATGTTGACCTTTGTTGGCCCCATTGCTGTCATCATAATTCTGTACATGAGAGTATTTGTGGTGGCTGTGTCTCAGGCTCGAGCCATGAGGTCTCATGTTGCAGGAGTTACACTGCAGGGTTCAGTTAGTGTGACTGCTAAGAAGTCtgagagaaaagcagccaaAACTCTtggtattattgttgttgtatttctgaTATGCTTCTGTCCTTATTTTTATCCGTCTATTGTAAGCCAGGATGTGTCAGGCAGTGTggaattttcagtttttggggTCTGGCTACTTTATTGTAATTCCTGTCTCAATCCAGTGGTCTATGCCTTTTTCTACCCCTGGTTTAGGAGATCTGTGAAACTCATTGTTACACTTCAGATTCTGCAGCCTGACTCCTGTGACACCAAGATACTGTAG